The genomic segment GATATACAGGATCGTGGCCAGGATATTTAATCCGCCTCCAAGGGCCAGGATCCCCAAAAAACGCAGACTTAAATATTCAGGGACAGGGGTTATGAAACTTAAAGGAAGGAGAAACGGCAGGGAAAAGGCCTTCCATGCCCAGGCAATGACCAGAAAATTATTACCCTGTAGTCCCTTTTTGCAGAGGCCATCTTTAATGGCCTCGCAAAGGGCGGTAAACAAAGAGAGAACAATCCACATCAGTTCGGTTAGTATGCAGGTTTCGGGCCCAGGTGAGGGTATTTAATAAAGTTATTCACGTGAAGGACACATTATGAACAAGCCTGGTTTATATCCTGCGATCTACCAGGGCGTTGCGCTGATAGGCCCTCAAATGAAATTCTGGCAAGGCAGCCAGGATATGGTCAAAAATATCGGCCTGAATAGCCTCGTAATTGGCCCAATTTGTATCATTCACAAAGCAGTAAATCTCCAGTGGCAGACCTTTATCCGCCGTAGGCTGTAGATGACGCACGATCAGGGTCAGGTCTTGTCTGATATTGGGATGGGACTTAAGATAAGCCAGGATATAGGCCCGCAAGGTACCCAGGTTTGTCAGGCGCCGGCCATTGAGCACTGATTCCGGACTGGCTCCTACATTTTTATTGTGCTCCTCGATTTCTATCCTTTTTTGCTCCAGATAACTTTTGAGAATATCTATTTTTGATAAACGCTCCATGAGCTCGTCGTCCAGAAACTTGATGCTGGACTGGTCTATTAAAATAGATCTTTTAATCCTGCGCGCTCCGGCCTCTTCCATCCCCCGCCAGTTTTTAAAGGAATGATCCAAAAACTTAAATGTAGGGATTGCCACAATGGTCTTGTCAAAATTTTGCACTTTGACTGTATGCAGGGCAATATCAATGACATCGCCGTCAGCTCCAAACGCAGGCATCTCAATCCAGTCACCTTTTCGCAAAAGATCGTAACTGGCAATTTGAATGCTGGCCACAAAGGATAAAACCGTATCCTTAAAAATGAGCATGAGCACAGCGGTCAAAGCACCAATTCCACTTATCAGGCCCCAGGGAGATTTATCCAGGATAATGGAGATAAGAAAAATTCCCCCAATAATATAGACAAAAATTTTGACTAGTTGCAGATAACCTTTGATGGGGCGCCTGGCTGAAATGGGGTAGGTATTGTAGATGTCAACAAAGGAATCGAGAAGTTTGTTTACGACAAGAATAATAATAAAGGTTACATAAATAGAGACAATTTTCTGGCCATAGGAAAACAATGTGGGGAGGGCCTTTAGACCATAATAAAAGACCATGGCCGGGATCAGTAAGATCAACTGGTTAAACACCTTGTTCTTGATCAATACATCGTCCCATTTGGTCTTGGTCTTTGTAAGAATTTTATTGATCAAACCGAGCAGGTATTTTTGGCTCACTACATAACTTAACCAGCTGACAATAAAGACAAAGGCTAATTTAACCAGGTCGATACCGTAAGGGATATTCGCTAATCCATCCCAGATTTTATCCAGCATAACTTCTTTTACCTCTTAAACTTTTAGCCTTTCTGAACATCGTGTTTTACTCATATTCCCTGGTGTTTTGCCCTAGTAGACAAAAAACCTCATAGGTGATGGTTCCCCACCATTTGGCCAGCTCTTCCGGCAGGATTTTCTCTTTACCCTGTCCACCCAAGACATAGGCCAGGTCCCCCGGCCTGGTCTGCGGAATATGGCTTATGTCTATGGCTGTGAGTTGCATACAGACGCGGCCGATAACGGGGGCTCTTCTGCCATGGACAAGCATCCATCCTTTGTTGGACAGAGCGCGGGAGTAATTGTCTGCATAGCCACAGGCAACAAGAGCCACTTGCATGTCTCGCGGGGCAGTAAAAGTTTGACCATAACTTATACTTTGTCCTCTGGACAGGTCATGTACGGACAGGACCGGGGCCGTGACCTCCATTGCCGGAGTAAGCTTCTGTCCCTTTGCCTCCCACTTGGTTCCCCAAAATGGATTGGAGCCGTACAGGGAAATCCCCGGACGTTGGCCATCATAATGAAGTTCAGGGTAGGCCAGTAGGCCGGCAGAATTGACCAGAACCCGGGCAAACGAAAGGCCCCCTTTGTGCAGGTCCAGGCAAATCGTATCAAATTTCTTGCCCTGGGCCAGGACAAATTCCTTGGTTTCCGGATCATCAGCCGTGGCCAGGTGAGAGCAGACCATCTTTACTCGCACGTGGGGC from the Desulfovulcanus ferrireducens genome contains:
- a CDS encoding mechanosensitive ion channel family protein, giving the protein MLDKIWDGLANIPYGIDLVKLAFVFIVSWLSYVVSQKYLLGLINKILTKTKTKWDDVLIKNKVFNQLILLIPAMVFYYGLKALPTLFSYGQKIVSIYVTFIIILVVNKLLDSFVDIYNTYPISARRPIKGYLQLVKIFVYIIGGIFLISIILDKSPWGLISGIGALTAVLMLIFKDTVLSFVASIQIASYDLLRKGDWIEMPAFGADGDVIDIALHTVKVQNFDKTIVAIPTFKFLDHSFKNWRGMEEAGARRIKRSILIDQSSIKFLDDELMERLSKIDILKSYLEQKRIEIEEHNKNVGASPESVLNGRRLTNLGTLRAYILAYLKSHPNIRQDLTLIVRHLQPTADKGLPLEIYCFVNDTNWANYEAIQADIFDHILAALPEFHLRAYQRNALVDRRI
- the alr gene encoding alanine racemase; amino-acid sequence: MSTIWYNLVKTRINLSKIRANFLFLKTMAPNPIPVIKADAYGHGLAPVATTLAQAGAKILAVGTVDEAVVLREVPFDGEIISLLGPVTKEDYEKIVPHKIMPFIYTWEQMAYLQEYIGNDRQVSIALKFDTGMARLGFTRDDVPKLINKLKSMPHVRVKMVCSHLATADDPETKEFVLAQGKKFDTICLDLHKGGLSFARVLVNSAGLLAYPELHYDGQRPGISLYGSNPFWGTKWEAKGQKLTPAMEVTAPVLSVHDLSRGQSISYGQTFTAPRDMQVALVACGYADNYSRALSNKGWMLVHGRRAPVIGRVCMQLTAIDISHIPQTRPGDLAYVLGGQGKEKILPEELAKWWGTITYEVFCLLGQNTREYE